A window of the Rubeoparvulum massiliense genome harbors these coding sequences:
- a CDS encoding response regulator transcription factor, translating into MKLLVVDDDAHITRMLQRALSFEGYEIATAADGKEALDQFHSFHPDLIILDVMMPHLDGWDVVEAIRRASNTLILMLTAKDELEDRVFGLDLGADDYLVKPFALDELLARIRALLRRQSPEDRQVLEYAYIQINLLERQVYRHGTPLHLTAKEFELLLYLMQHPRQVLTKEQLLDAVWGYEYVGESNVVEVYIAMLRQKLEEHDNPRIIQTVRGVGYVLRSE; encoded by the coding sequence ATGAAACTTCTGGTCGTTGACGACGATGCCCATATTACCCGGATGTTACAAAGAGCGCTCAGCTTCGAAGGCTATGAGATAGCTACCGCAGCCGATGGAAAGGAAGCACTAGACCAATTCCATTCATTCCACCCCGACTTAATCATCCTTGATGTGATGATGCCCCATTTGGATGGTTGGGATGTAGTAGAAGCCATTCGCAGGGCATCCAACACATTGATTTTAATGCTCACTGCCAAAGATGAACTAGAGGATCGTGTCTTTGGCTTAGATTTAGGCGCAGATGATTACCTCGTTAAGCCTTTTGCTTTAGATGAATTACTTGCTCGCATCCGCGCCCTTCTCCGTCGTCAATCACCAGAAGATCGTCAGGTTCTAGAATATGCTTACATCCAGATCAACCTGTTGGAGCGCCAAGTATATCGCCATGGCACTCCCCTCCATCTGACTGCGAAGGAATTTGAATTACTTCTGTACTTAATGCAACATCCTCGGCAGGTACTGACCAAGGAACAGCTCCTTGATGCAGTCTGGGGTTATGAGTATGTTGGGGAATCCAATGTGGTTGAGGTCTATATCGCCATGCTACGGCAAAAACTAGAGGAACATGACAACCCCCGTATCATCCAAACTGTACGCGGTGTCGGTTATGTATTGAGGAGCGAATAG
- a CDS encoding sensor histidine kinase → MSIRKKITLWFSLLVAILLAVFCIVLYQFMSNSMNQKINEQMYLKSDEVIRQIEVYPSTSYFNEVVLPDVDVFINPGIYLQLLDDQYRIISRSSNLGNQHIPLSNQAYDETKAGHSHIEDIHSKNQAIRILYRPIMVEKKQVGVLQVAISLSSYLYTMNELRFILITSSLMAVIAIALIGWFMAKKVLAPIGQINRTTKEITNHSDLQRRIPHEGPQDEIGILIENINTMLARLENIYNELNQSYLLQKRFVADASHELRTPLTSIRGNVELLQRLGTENEELKQEIIQDIEDEATRMSRLIHDLLALARADAGFKMEMEWVDLASLFEDLKKHVHHFTKEGVQYTTQLTLSTTQIWGNHDYLRQLIIILLDNAFKYTEKGEVRLKASEDEQHLYIQVQDTGIGMTAEELAHAKERFYRSDLARQRTGVGLGLAIATWIAQEHDAKLELTSEPKVGTCVTLIFDK, encoded by the coding sequence GTGTCCATTCGAAAGAAAATTACCCTCTGGTTCAGTCTGCTTGTTGCCATTCTCTTAGCCGTCTTCTGTATCGTCCTCTATCAATTTATGAGTAATAGCATGAATCAGAAAATCAACGAACAGATGTATTTAAAGTCCGATGAAGTGATACGTCAGATTGAAGTCTATCCTAGCACCTCCTACTTTAATGAAGTGGTGCTGCCTGATGTTGATGTATTCATCAACCCTGGAATCTATTTGCAGCTACTGGATGACCAATATCGCATTATTAGTCGTTCGAGCAATCTAGGCAATCAACATATCCCCTTAAGCAATCAAGCCTATGATGAGACGAAGGCAGGTCACTCCCATATTGAAGATATTCATAGCAAGAATCAAGCCATTCGAATCTTATACCGTCCCATCATGGTAGAGAAGAAACAGGTTGGTGTCCTACAGGTTGCCATATCCCTCTCTTCCTATCTCTATACCATGAATGAGCTTCGCTTTATTCTCATTACAAGTAGCCTAATGGCTGTCATTGCTATTGCTCTCATCGGGTGGTTCATGGCGAAGAAGGTACTAGCTCCCATTGGACAGATCAACCGAACTACGAAAGAAATTACTAACCATTCAGATCTCCAACGTCGTATTCCCCATGAGGGACCGCAGGATGAGATTGGAATTTTGATCGAGAATATTAATACCATGCTTGCACGTCTTGAGAACATTTACAATGAATTGAACCAATCTTATCTGCTGCAGAAGCGCTTCGTCGCTGATGCATCCCATGAATTGCGAACACCACTCACCTCCATTCGGGGAAATGTGGAGCTTCTGCAACGGTTAGGCACAGAAAATGAGGAGCTAAAGCAGGAGATCATTCAGGATATTGAAGATGAAGCGACACGGATGAGCCGATTGATCCATGATTTATTAGCACTGGCTCGTGCTGATGCTGGGTTCAAAATGGAGATGGAATGGGTGGATCTTGCCTCTTTGTTTGAGGATCTGAAGAAGCATGTCCATCATTTTACGAAAGAGGGTGTTCAGTACACCACGCAATTAACTCTTTCCACTACGCAGATATGGGGAAATCATGATTACTTACGCCAATTGATTATTATCCTCCTCGATAATGCCTTTAAGTATACAGAGAAGGGCGAGGTACGACTGAAGGCGAGCGAGGATGAACAGCATCTCTATATTCAAGTACAGGATACTGGAATCGGAATGACAGCTGAGGAACTAGCTCATGCTAAGGAACGCTTCTATCGCTCTGACCTAGCACGGCAGCGGACTGGGGTCGGCCTTGGTCTTGCTATCGCCACTTGGATCGCACAAGAGCATGACGCGAAACTGGAGCTTACCAGTGAGCCGAAGGTAGGTACTTGTGTGACTCTCATCTTCGACAAATAA
- the hemQ gene encoding hydrogen peroxide-dependent heme synthase, with translation MAEVVRTLEGWYSLHDFRSIDWVAWKELSSAEREEITQELIQLFNSYQAVENNQLGSSVFYTIAGQKADFVFMHLRPTLQELIELETAFQKTRFADYTIPAYSYVSVVELSNYVNKPGEDPYNDPYVRRRLFPTLPRTEYLCFYPMDKRREGQDNWYMLPMEERRELMKSHGMIGRSYAEEVTQVITGSVGLDDWEWGVTLFSDDPLVFKKMIYEMRFDEVSARYGEFGSFFVGHRLDEAQIKAWLQL, from the coding sequence ATGGCTGAAGTAGTACGCACCTTGGAAGGTTGGTACAGTTTACATGACTTTCGCTCCATTGACTGGGTAGCATGGAAAGAGCTCTCGTCAGCTGAACGGGAAGAGATTACTCAAGAGTTGATTCAACTATTTAATAGCTATCAAGCAGTTGAGAATAATCAGTTGGGAAGCTCCGTTTTTTATACCATTGCAGGTCAGAAGGCTGATTTTGTCTTCATGCACCTCCGCCCTACACTACAAGAATTAATTGAACTGGAGACCGCTTTTCAAAAGACACGTTTTGCCGACTATACGATCCCTGCCTACTCCTACGTCTCTGTCGTTGAGTTGAGTAATTATGTAAATAAACCAGGAGAAGATCCCTACAACGATCCCTATGTGCGTCGGCGTCTCTTCCCTACATTACCTCGTACGGAGTATCTCTGTTTCTACCCCATGGACAAGCGTCGGGAGGGGCAGGATAACTGGTATATGCTCCCGATGGAAGAACGACGTGAGTTGATGAAAAGTCACGGGATGATTGGACGTAGCTACGCTGAGGAAGTAACCCAAGTGATCACAGGGTCCGTGGGTTTAGATGACTGGGAATGGGGTGTTACCCTCTTCTCCGATGACCCCCTAGTATTTAAGAAGATGATCTATGAAATGCGCTTTGATGAAGTGAGTGCCCGCTACGGAGAATTTGGCTCTTTCTTCGTAGGTCACCGTTTAGATGAAGCTCAGATCAAAGCATGGCTACAGCTCTAA
- a CDS encoding ABC transporter permease encodes MMSALKLWQQRVDHFWSEAIRHLRYVTNSGFLFFLILLVLVGGYYYARILQTLPDSFPVRLIMVTLFTLLLSGGAVRTFLQTADQLFLLPYELELGPYFRRAFYYSYRFQVGVLTAVLFLVWPLYQTVAETERWSFLLVWFVLVLLKGFNTWMVMQENRLRSRLVARSHQGGRLVINGMLLYFFFAQEEIWVGIWFLFLLGVVFFHYRHLQQLPLNWDWLIQKERRMVVRFYTIVNWFVDVPQLQAQVHRRSWLSSLAQHLAFQEGKTYSYYLHLVFYRSHDLFPLYFRLTIVMALLLGFLPVGLMTAAVYLLSILLIGMQISPLYGRVHDLLWLRLYPQPMTQLVEAYVQLVKKHVFISAIILAIPVVILAFQSQLYWLLLVPPIGWWIGSQWYLKKRLNPLQ; translated from the coding sequence ATGATGAGTGCGCTAAAGCTTTGGCAGCAGCGGGTGGATCACTTTTGGTCTGAAGCGATTCGTCATCTGCGCTACGTGACCAACAGTGGATTTCTCTTCTTTTTGATCCTCCTGGTTCTGGTAGGAGGCTATTACTATGCTCGAATTTTACAAACCCTACCAGACTCTTTTCCTGTCCGTCTAATCATGGTGACCTTGTTCACACTTCTGCTCTCAGGGGGAGCGGTTCGGACCTTTCTGCAGACAGCGGATCAACTCTTCCTACTTCCCTATGAGCTTGAGCTGGGGCCTTATTTTCGCCGTGCCTTCTATTATAGCTATCGCTTTCAGGTGGGGGTCTTAACTGCCGTTCTCTTTCTAGTTTGGCCCCTTTACCAAACGGTGGCTGAAACGGAACGTTGGTCCTTCTTGCTGGTGTGGTTCGTTCTTGTTCTACTCAAAGGGTTTAATACATGGATGGTAATGCAGGAGAACCGTCTACGTTCCCGTTTGGTTGCCCGCTCTCACCAAGGAGGACGATTGGTGATCAATGGGATGCTGCTTTACTTTTTCTTTGCGCAGGAAGAGATATGGGTGGGAATCTGGTTCCTTTTTCTTTTGGGAGTAGTGTTCTTTCACTATCGCCATCTCCAGCAGCTTCCACTTAATTGGGATTGGCTGATTCAGAAGGAGAGGCGCATGGTGGTTCGCTTTTATACCATCGTGAACTGGTTTGTGGATGTTCCACAATTACAAGCGCAGGTCCATCGGCGCAGCTGGTTATCTAGCCTTGCACAACATCTTGCCTTTCAAGAAGGGAAAACCTATTCCTACTATCTCCATCTCGTTTTTTATCGTTCTCATGATTTATTCCCACTCTATTTTCGTCTGACCATCGTCATGGCTCTCTTGCTCGGGTTCTTACCAGTAGGACTGATGACAGCAGCGGTCTATTTATTATCCATTCTCCTGATTGGTATGCAGATATCGCCCCTGTATGGTCGTGTTCATGATCTCCTCTGGCTTCGCCTCTATCCCCAGCCCATGACGCAACTGGTAGAAGCCTATGTACAGCTGGTCAAGAAGCATGTGTTCATCTCAGCGATCATCTTAGCCATTCCTGTGGTGATTCTAGCCTTCCAATCGCAGCTTTACTGGCTCCTCCTTGTGCCACCCATTGGCTGGTGGATTGGGAGCCAATGGTACTTGAAGAAACGCTTGAATCCCCTTCAATAA
- a CDS encoding ABC transporter ATP-binding protein — protein sequence MNQATSSSVILDVQNLSGGYDRRRPVLHQISFQVRAGELVGLIGLNGAGKSTTIKHILGLLQPVEGSIYVNGKELQENPEVYHRTMAYIPEAPFVYEDLTLWEHLQLTAMAYGLGKEEFEERVHPLLTRFQMSDRLNFFPGQMSKGMRQKVMIINAFLVQPQLLIVDEPFVGLDPLAMREIMDLFIEAKERGTAILMSSHILPVAEQHGDRFIILHQGRIRMEGSLQELRQSVGQSAITLEDLFLHVIKDELS from the coding sequence ACCGCCGCCGTCCTGTTCTCCATCAGATCTCCTTCCAGGTGAGAGCAGGAGAACTGGTTGGTTTAATCGGATTAAATGGGGCAGGGAAGAGTACGACCATTAAGCATATTTTAGGCTTACTGCAGCCAGTAGAAGGTTCGATTTACGTTAATGGCAAGGAGCTTCAAGAGAATCCAGAAGTATATCATCGCACCATGGCATACATACCAGAGGCACCCTTTGTCTATGAGGATCTTACATTGTGGGAGCATCTTCAATTGACTGCTATGGCCTATGGGTTGGGTAAGGAGGAGTTTGAGGAGCGGGTTCACCCCTTACTGACACGGTTTCAAATGAGTGATCGTTTGAACTTTTTTCCTGGACAGATGTCGAAGGGGATGCGTCAGAAAGTAATGATTATCAATGCTTTCCTCGTACAGCCACAACTTTTAATTGTGGACGAGCCCTTTGTTGGTCTCGACCCATTGGCGATGCGGGAGATTATGGATTTGTTTATTGAAGCGAAAGAGCGAGGGACAGCGATCCTAATGAGTTCACATATACTCCCAGTTGCAGAGCAGCATGGGGATCGTTTCATTATTCTTCATCAAGGAAGGATTCGAATGGAGGGAAGCCTCCAAGAATTGCGTCAATCTGTTGGTCAGTCGGCCATCACACTGGAGGATTTGTTTTTACATGTGATAAAGGATGAGTTATCATGA